Proteins found in one Bremerella volcania genomic segment:
- the panB gene encoding 3-methyl-2-oxobutanoate hydroxymethyltransferase — protein sequence MSTPPRGKSRLTVPQFVSRKAEGKKLTVLTAYDYPMASLVDQAGIDAILVGDTLSMVVQGHDSTIPVTLDEMIYHAEMVTRAVSSALVIVDMPFPSNLLGVYEAIRNAGRILKETGAQAVKLEGGADQAEVISGLVNAGIPVMAHIGLRPQLVHQMGGYRVQRDRERLIYDAKSAADAGAFSIVLECIPQDDAAEITKMLDIPTIGIGAGKSCDGQVLVLNDMIGLTEGHVPKFVKQYANVRQTVSDAVRQFCKDVQSGEFPDQTHSFR from the coding sequence ATGTCCACCCCCCCCCGCGGCAAATCTCGACTGACGGTTCCCCAATTTGTAAGCCGCAAAGCGGAGGGCAAGAAGCTGACCGTACTAACGGCATACGACTATCCAATGGCAAGCTTGGTCGATCAAGCTGGGATCGACGCCATCTTGGTCGGGGATACCTTATCGATGGTGGTCCAAGGACATGACTCAACCATTCCGGTCACGCTGGACGAGATGATTTACCATGCCGAGATGGTTACGCGTGCCGTCTCCAGCGCACTGGTTATCGTCGATATGCCTTTTCCATCGAACCTTTTGGGCGTCTACGAAGCCATTCGTAACGCGGGTCGCATTCTCAAAGAAACCGGTGCCCAGGCCGTCAAATTGGAAGGTGGCGCGGATCAGGCCGAGGTAATCTCGGGTTTGGTAAACGCCGGCATCCCGGTTATGGCACATATTGGTCTGCGACCGCAGTTGGTACATCAAATGGGAGGCTATCGTGTGCAGCGCGATCGAGAACGGCTGATCTATGATGCCAAGTCGGCGGCCGATGCCGGGGCGTTCAGTATTGTGCTGGAATGCATCCCCCAAGACGACGCGGCGGAAATCACCAAGATGCTGGACATTCCTACGATCGGCATTGGGGCCGGCAAGTCGTGCGACGGGCAAGTCCTTGTTCTGAATGACATGATCGGCTTGACCGAAGGGCACGTACCAAAGTTCGTTAAGCAGTACGCCAATGTCCGCCAGACCGTTTCCGATGCGGTTCGCCAATTCTGTAAAGACGTCCAGTCCGGTGAATTCCCGGATCAAACACATTCGTTTCGATAA
- a CDS encoding thioredoxin domain-containing protein, with amino-acid sequence MPNRLAHETSPYLLQHANNPVDWYPWDKEALEKSKQEEKPIFLSIGYSACHWCHVMEHESFESQAIADYLNEHFVSIKVDREERPDLDQIYMNAVQLLTGHGGWPMSVFLTPELMPFFGGTYWPPTAGRGMPGFDQVLRAVVDAWENRREVALQQSRLLTERLQRIGLGSAESTEIPPGRVSMAVRQMEESFDPKHGGFGSAPKFPHTMNIDLLMRHFIDTRNEKLLPMVTTTLDKMAMGGIYDHLGGGFARYSVDEYWLVPHFEKMLYDNALLISNYVDAYRLTKNENYARVVKESCDYVLRDMTDQQGGFHSTEDADSEGEEGKFYVWTPAEVDQLLGDPLVAQRFRQVYDITESGNFEGHNIPRLKKPIAQYAQDFGTTEQELRDEMNRAREVLFNVRCQRIRPGKDDKILASWNGLMIEAFAKAGATFNEAAYIAAAKRAARFVLEQMTDDTDRLLHAYRHGQAKLPAYLDDYTYVASAMFALYEATFETEWLKHSQKLIDIAIEHFYDTESGGFFYTADDHEQLIARNKDFYDHSVPSGNGVAALVLAKLGKLLGSEKYLQLAEETISAAAEILQKHPIAAGQLLVAYDYLHQPGSEVVIAATDRPSCDELVHAIHKQYQPNTLFVLAIDGEHLGANLQPMISGKSPLNGQPTVYVCENFQCNAPVSAADYLAT; translated from the coding sequence ATGCCGAACCGTCTCGCCCACGAAACGAGTCCCTATCTCCTCCAACATGCCAACAACCCTGTCGACTGGTATCCTTGGGATAAGGAAGCACTGGAGAAGTCAAAGCAGGAAGAGAAGCCCATTTTCTTATCGATTGGGTATTCGGCCTGTCACTGGTGTCATGTGATGGAGCACGAAAGCTTCGAGTCGCAGGCCATCGCCGACTACTTGAACGAGCATTTCGTAAGCATCAAGGTTGACCGCGAAGAACGCCCAGACCTGGATCAGATCTACATGAACGCCGTGCAGTTGCTCACTGGGCACGGCGGCTGGCCGATGTCGGTTTTTCTGACGCCTGAACTGATGCCTTTTTTTGGCGGCACCTATTGGCCTCCGACGGCAGGCCGAGGTATGCCAGGCTTCGATCAAGTTCTCCGGGCAGTGGTCGATGCCTGGGAGAACCGTCGAGAGGTCGCCCTGCAACAATCGCGGCTTCTTACTGAACGTCTGCAGCGAATTGGTCTAGGATCGGCAGAATCAACCGAGATTCCCCCAGGTCGAGTTAGCATGGCCGTCCGGCAAATGGAAGAGTCGTTCGACCCTAAGCACGGCGGCTTTGGTTCGGCTCCAAAATTCCCGCACACGATGAACATCGATTTGCTGATGCGGCACTTCATCGATACCCGCAATGAAAAGCTCCTACCGATGGTAACCACCACGCTCGATAAGATGGCGATGGGGGGCATCTATGATCACCTAGGGGGTGGGTTTGCCCGTTATAGTGTCGACGAATACTGGCTCGTCCCTCACTTCGAAAAGATGCTGTACGACAACGCCTTGTTAATCAGCAATTACGTCGATGCATACCGTCTGACGAAAAACGAGAACTACGCTCGCGTCGTGAAGGAGTCGTGCGATTACGTCCTGCGCGACATGACCGACCAGCAGGGAGGCTTTCACAGTACCGAAGACGCCGATAGCGAAGGGGAAGAAGGCAAGTTTTACGTGTGGACGCCGGCGGAAGTCGATCAGCTGCTAGGCGATCCCCTGGTCGCCCAGCGTTTTCGTCAGGTGTACGACATCACCGAATCCGGCAACTTCGAAGGGCACAATATCCCAAGGCTTAAGAAACCGATTGCCCAGTATGCCCAAGACTTTGGGACCACGGAACAAGAACTGCGCGACGAGATGAATCGGGCACGGGAAGTCCTCTTCAACGTACGCTGTCAACGTATTCGTCCCGGCAAGGACGACAAGATCCTCGCCAGTTGGAACGGACTGATGATCGAAGCGTTTGCGAAAGCTGGTGCGACGTTTAACGAGGCCGCATACATCGCTGCCGCCAAGAGGGCTGCAAGATTTGTTCTAGAGCAAATGACCGACGACACAGACCGGTTGCTGCACGCCTACCGACACGGCCAAGCCAAGCTTCCAGCCTATCTCGATGACTACACGTACGTTGCTTCGGCGATGTTCGCGTTGTATGAAGCGACCTTCGAAACCGAGTGGCTAAAACACTCACAGAAGCTGATCGACATAGCTATCGAGCACTTCTACGACACGGAGTCAGGTGGGTTCTTCTACACGGCCGACGATCATGAACAATTGATTGCCCGCAACAAGGACTTTTACGATCATAGTGTTCCTAGCGGAAATGGCGTTGCCGCGCTGGTCCTGGCGAAGCTTGGCAAACTGTTGGGCAGCGAAAAGTATTTACAGCTTGCCGAAGAAACAATTTCCGCAGCGGCAGAGATCTTGCAGAAACATCCGATCGCCGCGGGGCAGTTACTGGTCGCTTACGACTACCTGCATCAGCCGGGCTCGGAGGTCGTGATTGCTGCTACAGATCGTCCATCGTGCGATGAACTTGTCCACGCTATTCACAAACAATACCAGCCGAACACGCTGTTCGTACTGGCAATCGACGGTGAACACCTGGGCGCGAACTTGCAGCCGATGATATCGGGAAAGTCTCCATTGAATGGTCAGCCAACGGTATATGTGTGCGAGAACTTCCAGTGCAATGCACCAGTAAGTGCCGCCGACTACTTAGCGACCTAA
- a CDS encoding YceI family protein: MMRFLGFVLVAAIACTGCKPPSGDSGTGTPSKTNETAAPAVTNETMPPPAVTAKPAEEVAPAPEEKPEMKEEKAAPPVETPKEEPAPAPEAPKEEMKKEEVNPEAAAQPTPADEVEGLTDKPAEEAAPKEKASEEEPAEKPSPKEGAEMKKPAEETTTVAEEASGPVEVKLTPENTLIQFVGTHKGDKPDPRTGKFGKFNGMVQAADGKLTEIKVVIDTASLETEIEKLTNHLKSPDFFDVRENPEAKFVSKSIEAADDGTVKITGDLTLLGETKSISFPAKVKVGKDITLDAEFVINRVDFGMDYGTDNVHEDVTMTIKVGK, translated from the coding sequence ATGATGCGATTTTTAGGTTTTGTTTTGGTCGCCGCGATCGCTTGTACCGGCTGCAAGCCACCTAGTGGCGATAGCGGTACCGGTACCCCTTCAAAGACGAACGAGACGGCCGCACCGGCAGTCACCAACGAAACCATGCCCCCGCCAGCCGTGACAGCAAAGCCAGCCGAAGAAGTTGCCCCGGCACCGGAAGAAAAGCCGGAGATGAAAGAGGAAAAGGCGGCACCTCCCGTGGAGACGCCCAAGGAAGAGCCAGCCCCAGCGCCGGAAGCCCCCAAAGAGGAGATGAAAAAGGAAGAAGTCAATCCGGAAGCCGCTGCTCAGCCGACTCCGGCCGATGAAGTTGAAGGACTTACCGACAAGCCTGCGGAAGAAGCTGCACCGAAGGAAAAAGCTTCTGAAGAAGAGCCTGCTGAAAAACCGTCCCCCAAAGAAGGGGCCGAGATGAAGAAGCCGGCCGAGGAAACCACAACCGTCGCCGAGGAAGCAAGTGGTCCGGTTGAAGTGAAGCTGACGCCGGAGAACACGTTGATTCAGTTCGTGGGTACACACAAGGGAGACAAGCCGGACCCACGCACCGGGAAATTCGGCAAGTTTAACGGCATGGTCCAAGCGGCTGACGGTAAGCTGACTGAGATCAAAGTCGTTATCGATACCGCTTCGCTAGAAACAGAAATTGAAAAGCTGACCAATCACTTGAAGAGCCCCGACTTCTTCGACGTCCGCGAAAACCCCGAGGCGAAGTTCGTTTCGAAATCGATCGAAGCCGCCGATGACGGCACGGTAAAGATCACTGGCGACTTGACCCTGCTTGGCGAAACCAAGTCGATCAGCTTTCCCGCCAAAGTGAAAGTCGGAAAGGATATCACTTTGGACGCAGAGTTTGTCATCAATCGCGTCGACTTCGGCATGGATTATGGAACGGACAACGTTCATGAAGACGTAACCATGACCATCAAGGTTGGCAAATAA
- a CDS encoding DUF4112 domain-containing protein has translation MPRRPETPSAVRKAGKHAQHSLSKEDRDKLIKRLRSIAHLFDDAVTVPGTKITLGWDAVLGLIPIVGDASTTAVSAYFLWEAYRLGASRWTLTKMVWNVLVDFIIGFIPLVGDLFDVTFRANRRNMKLLEKELGKHSNGR, from the coding sequence ATGCCGCGCCGCCCTGAAACGCCTAGTGCAGTTCGCAAGGCAGGCAAACATGCCCAGCATTCCCTCTCGAAAGAAGACCGCGACAAGCTGATCAAGCGACTTCGTTCGATAGCCCACTTGTTTGACGATGCCGTTACGGTGCCTGGCACGAAGATCACTCTAGGTTGGGACGCGGTACTCGGCCTAATACCAATTGTGGGCGACGCTTCCACGACGGCAGTCTCCGCCTATTTTTTGTGGGAAGCCTACCGTCTCGGTGCCAGCCGCTGGACGTTGACCAAGATGGTTTGGAATGTCCTGGTCGACTTCATCATCGGTTTCATTCCACTGGTCGGTGACCTGTTTGACGTTACATTCCGGGCCAACCGCCGCAACATGAAGCTGCTTGAGAAAGAGTTGGGCAAACATTCAAACGGTCGTTAA
- a CDS encoding DUF6268 family outer membrane beta-barrel protein, whose translation MKHPSTYAACLFVIGCLCGSEATEHAHAQMQPWAQRDLSTLPRESTYHPIQRIPPTEVFPGGYQLPQYPKTGSPGNPAVPATLVSENPPELSTLSDDIEKQDALYLSEEEVFSTRPKLSPAKDGILQSLTIQSTWIAGSGDNIGMTEISGSATLGFPAPTRESPLLLTPGYGMYFLVGPDSVEAPATLYQAYLTTRWMSQLSPKWGTVLSVTPGVYSDFQRTDSNAFRVSGMAIMSYQWTESVQFLFGVAYLNRDDYSILPVVGLVWTPDDDHRLELTFPRPRYLQLFSYGDGYEDWWYVSGEFGGGTWSVEHPLGENDSLTLSDYRLLIGMERKTDGGGKSFLEIGYVFGRKFEYENDPVELNMSDTIMLRSGWWY comes from the coding sequence TTGAAACACCCATCGACCTATGCCGCATGTCTGTTTGTCATCGGATGCCTCTGCGGAAGCGAAGCGACGGAGCATGCTCACGCGCAGATGCAGCCGTGGGCGCAGCGCGATCTGAGCACGCTACCGCGCGAATCAACTTATCATCCGATTCAGCGCATTCCACCGACCGAAGTTTTTCCAGGCGGATATCAATTGCCGCAATATCCGAAGACAGGATCGCCTGGTAATCCAGCCGTTCCAGCCACGCTTGTCTCTGAAAATCCCCCGGAGTTGAGCACACTCTCCGACGATATCGAGAAGCAAGATGCGCTTTACCTGAGTGAAGAAGAAGTCTTCTCGACACGGCCGAAGCTCAGTCCGGCCAAGGATGGCATTTTGCAGTCGTTAACCATTCAAAGTACCTGGATCGCCGGTAGCGGAGACAACATCGGCATGACAGAAATCAGCGGTAGCGCGACACTCGGTTTTCCAGCTCCGACCCGCGAATCTCCCTTGCTGTTGACGCCTGGTTACGGAATGTACTTTCTGGTCGGTCCCGATTCGGTCGAGGCCCCGGCGACGCTTTATCAGGCCTATCTCACCACGCGCTGGATGTCGCAGTTATCACCGAAGTGGGGGACGGTATTGTCGGTTACTCCTGGCGTGTACAGTGACTTTCAGCGGACCGATAGCAATGCGTTTCGCGTCAGTGGTATGGCCATCATGTCCTACCAGTGGACCGAGTCAGTTCAGTTTCTCTTCGGTGTGGCCTATCTTAACCGCGACGACTATTCCATCCTGCCTGTGGTCGGATTGGTTTGGACGCCTGATGATGACCATCGTTTAGAACTTACTTTCCCTCGTCCTCGCTATTTGCAGTTGTTTTCATATGGCGACGGCTATGAAGACTGGTGGTATGTTTCAGGTGAGTTCGGTGGAGGGACTTGGAGCGTCGAGCACCCCCTGGGTGAAAACGACTCATTGACGTTGAGTGATTACCGTCTCCTCATCGGGATGGAACGAAAAACGGATGGGGGTGGTAAATCGTTCTTGGAAATCGGTTACGTGTTTGGCCGAAAATTCGAGTACGAAAACGATCCCGTCGAACTCAATATGAGCGACACCATCATGCTGCGAAGCGGCTGGTGGTATTAA
- a CDS encoding PVC-type heme-binding CxxCH protein, with protein MNRPTLALLLLLIAPAALFAQRDLKVIPDTDPAAEQRSFTVAEGFEVNLFASEPMIASPIQINFDAQGRLWVASSSVYPQIEPGQVADDKILMLEDTDGDGAADKSTVFADGLLIPTGVLPGDGGVYVANSTELLHMKDTDGDGKADQKRVVLSGFGTEDTHHILHTLRWGYDGMMYFNQSIYIHSHIETPHGVRRLNAGGIWQFRSETMELDVFCRGFVNTWGHHFNDYGANFATDGAYGEGINYTFPGAVFVTAADSRRLLQGLNPGSPKHCGLELVGGSHLPEDWQTSAITNDFRAHRVCRFVLEEDGSGYASRQAEDVIKAAHGAFRPVDVKMGPDGAIYIADWYNPIIQHGEVDFRDPRRDHVHGRIWRVTKKGSPLVQPQNLHEASIDELLTALKSPEKWIRTHAKLQLKQRPRTDVLTQLAAWMQKLAKDDPSTEHQRLEGLWAYQALDEINEPLLLELLASPNHNIRAAAVRVASQWHDEVSHPLALFAAAVRDEHPRVRLEGVRALATIPSSQAMIVGLEATRQPMDRFLDFAVWQLVEDLAPVWIPDLKQAVANNDRNSKILQDAKAHPKSWTFAFEAIPNAEVAEAAILLLPEADAETSGRLVELAAQRGGSQLLGNLLTSILPEGSRAEDNSQVIPILKSFLVAMQVRKTKPEGDLAAIEQLYASDSPEVVALAFDTAIAWNVASQDLVRAYASGEKELPPTARVAAVRALAKMPGQPTSKLLVELIQSDTTGQPVRLAALESLATFALPNAANQTAVLLAKDGNTIPADALLAPFVSRKQGQVRLAEALKDKKLPRDQAQLALRSVRSSSQASPELVTAIQSAGGLTEGVRQWSDEELAEITKLVAQSGDPHAGEAIFRKEALNCFKCHAIGEAGGNVGPNLISLGASAQPDYIVESILRPSAKVKENFHSLIILTDEGKVLTGIPVRENKDLLVLRDAEGREIEIPQESIDDRAEGRSLMPDGSIDALTTKEIVDLAAFMSKLGKAEEFSIGNQKYLRSWQTLTYNNESLRAINRSSNNTVAAGHPSFVWKPIFSQVDGGVPLAELPVYHPHRNQPQFAYLQTDIEVASGGTFRFAFEGPEGLSVWFDGKPIPTAQELEADWQPGVHQITLAINLGERQKAVKMRLLEEQSTGRLATAAKK; from the coding sequence ATGAACCGCCCTACCCTTGCCTTGCTGCTGCTGTTGATCGCTCCGGCGGCCTTATTTGCTCAGCGTGATCTGAAAGTTATCCCCGATACCGATCCAGCCGCTGAACAACGGTCATTCACCGTGGCCGAAGGATTCGAGGTGAACCTGTTCGCTTCCGAACCGATGATTGCCAGCCCGATTCAAATCAACTTCGACGCCCAAGGCCGCTTGTGGGTCGCGTCGAGTTCGGTCTATCCCCAGATCGAGCCTGGCCAGGTCGCTGACGACAAGATCCTCATGCTGGAAGATACCGACGGGGATGGTGCCGCCGACAAGTCAACGGTCTTCGCGGACGGCCTCTTGATTCCTACCGGTGTATTGCCAGGCGATGGTGGTGTGTACGTGGCCAACAGCACGGAACTGCTGCATATGAAGGATACCGACGGCGACGGCAAGGCAGATCAGAAGCGTGTTGTGCTTTCAGGTTTCGGCACGGAAGATACGCACCATATTCTGCACACGCTTCGCTGGGGCTACGACGGGATGATGTACTTCAACCAGTCGATTTACATTCATAGCCATATCGAAACACCCCACGGAGTGCGCCGCCTGAATGCCGGCGGTATTTGGCAGTTCCGTTCCGAAACCATGGAGCTAGACGTTTTCTGCCGTGGTTTCGTGAACACCTGGGGGCATCACTTCAACGACTACGGTGCGAACTTCGCGACCGATGGTGCTTATGGCGAGGGCATCAACTACACTTTTCCCGGGGCGGTTTTTGTTACGGCAGCCGACTCTCGCCGATTGCTGCAAGGGCTGAATCCCGGCAGCCCGAAGCATTGTGGTTTGGAGCTAGTTGGCGGATCGCATTTGCCGGAAGACTGGCAAACCAGCGCCATTACCAATGACTTTCGAGCCCATCGTGTGTGTCGCTTTGTGCTGGAAGAAGACGGTTCCGGCTACGCCAGCCGCCAGGCCGAGGATGTCATCAAGGCAGCTCACGGGGCGTTTCGCCCTGTCGACGTGAAGATGGGGCCCGACGGAGCGATTTACATTGCCGACTGGTACAACCCGATCATTCAGCACGGTGAAGTCGACTTCCGTGACCCTCGTCGAGACCACGTGCATGGACGCATCTGGCGAGTGACCAAGAAGGGAAGTCCATTGGTCCAGCCGCAGAATCTGCACGAGGCCTCCATCGATGAACTGTTGACTGCTTTAAAGTCTCCTGAAAAATGGATTCGTACACATGCCAAGCTTCAGCTGAAGCAACGTCCGCGAACCGATGTTCTTACGCAGCTTGCCGCGTGGATGCAGAAGCTGGCCAAAGACGATCCTTCTACGGAGCACCAACGCCTGGAAGGGCTCTGGGCATATCAGGCACTCGATGAGATCAACGAGCCGCTGCTGTTGGAACTCCTCGCGTCGCCTAATCACAACATCCGTGCGGCAGCCGTCCGGGTTGCCTCGCAGTGGCACGATGAAGTCTCTCACCCGCTCGCATTGTTTGCGGCTGCCGTTCGTGATGAGCATCCACGCGTACGTCTGGAAGGTGTTCGCGCTTTGGCCACGATTCCTAGTTCTCAGGCGATGATCGTCGGGCTGGAAGCGACTCGCCAGCCGATGGACCGATTCTTGGACTTCGCCGTGTGGCAATTGGTCGAGGACCTTGCCCCAGTCTGGATTCCAGATTTGAAGCAAGCCGTTGCCAACAACGATAGGAACTCGAAGATTTTACAAGATGCCAAAGCGCATCCCAAAAGCTGGACGTTTGCCTTCGAAGCGATCCCCAACGCCGAAGTTGCCGAGGCAGCGATTCTCTTGCTGCCAGAAGCAGACGCGGAAACATCAGGCCGATTGGTGGAACTAGCCGCTCAGCGAGGTGGCTCGCAACTGCTGGGTAACCTTCTCACTTCGATCTTGCCAGAGGGAAGCCGGGCTGAGGATAACTCGCAGGTCATCCCAATTCTCAAGTCATTTCTCGTCGCCATGCAGGTACGCAAGACGAAGCCGGAAGGAGACTTGGCCGCGATTGAACAGCTTTACGCGTCCGACTCGCCGGAAGTTGTCGCATTGGCCTTCGACACGGCGATTGCCTGGAACGTTGCTTCCCAGGACCTGGTACGTGCCTATGCATCAGGCGAGAAAGAACTTCCTCCGACGGCACGCGTTGCTGCGGTTAGGGCCCTCGCGAAAATGCCGGGACAGCCTACCTCCAAGCTACTGGTCGAGTTGATTCAATCCGACACTACCGGTCAACCAGTTCGCTTGGCCGCCCTGGAAAGCCTAGCCACCTTCGCTCTTCCCAATGCGGCGAATCAAACCGCCGTGTTACTAGCAAAAGACGGAAATACCATTCCGGCTGACGCGCTTCTCGCACCATTTGTCAGCCGTAAGCAAGGACAGGTTCGCCTCGCCGAAGCACTTAAAGATAAGAAGTTGCCACGTGACCAGGCCCAACTGGCTCTTCGCTCGGTGCGCAGCAGCAGCCAGGCATCTCCGGAGCTTGTCACCGCGATTCAATCGGCAGGCGGTCTGACTGAAGGGGTTCGGCAGTGGTCCGACGAAGAACTGGCTGAGATTACCAAGTTGGTCGCGCAGTCAGGCGATCCACACGCCGGAGAAGCGATCTTCCGCAAGGAGGCGCTCAACTGTTTCAAGTGCCATGCGATTGGCGAGGCTGGCGGCAATGTCGGGCCGAACTTGATCAGCCTGGGAGCGAGTGCTCAGCCAGACTATATCGTCGAGTCGATTCTACGCCCCAGTGCGAAGGTGAAAGAGAACTTCCACTCGTTGATCATTCTAACCGACGAAGGAAAGGTACTCACAGGGATTCCCGTTCGCGAGAACAAGGACCTGCTTGTCCTGCGTGACGCCGAGGGACGCGAGATCGAGATTCCTCAGGAATCGATTGACGATCGTGCCGAGGGGCGCTCGCTGATGCCGGATGGATCGATCGATGCTCTGACCACAAAGGAAATTGTCGACCTGGCGGCGTTTATGTCGAAGCTGGGCAAAGCAGAAGAGTTCTCGATCGGCAATCAAAAGTATTTGCGATCGTGGCAGACGCTGACGTACAACAATGAATCCCTGCGAGCGATCAACCGTTCGAGTAATAACACGGTTGCTGCCGGGCATCCATCGTTTGTGTGGAAACCCATCTTCAGCCAGGTTGATGGGGGTGTTCCTCTCGCGGAACTTCCCGTTTATCACCCTCATCGTAACCAACCGCAGTTCGCTTACCTGCAAACTGACATCGAAGTCGCTAGCGGCGGGACTTTCAGGTTTGCCTTTGAAGGCCCGGAAGGACTTTCCGTGTGGTTCGATGGCAAACCCATTCCGACGGCCCAAGAGTTGGAAGCCGATTGGCAGCCAGGTGTGCACCAGATCACACTTGCCATCAACTTGGGTGAACGTCAGAAGGCAGTGAAAATGCGTCTTCTGGAAGAGCAATCGACAGGTCGCTTGGCCACTGCGGCGAAGAAATAG
- a CDS encoding SGNH/GDSL hydrolase family protein translates to MTGSPWTFRLIPCFVGIFVSGLICADSFAQFGGGDGQVKADIHDGDRIALVGGTFIEREQQYGYFELALNLALPKTNFTVRNLGWSGDTVTAISRARFGNQQEAWSHLTKSLDLVDPTVIYVGYGTNEAFRGKEGLEEFKANYVKLLDELEKRTQRIVLIKPLPMENLGPPLPNPEEYNANIELYGKAIQQLAYDRGYRTMGMNDAFGKYRPTSKNQPEHLTDNGMHLTEYGYWYLAPKMVESLAPWTSESPLKAVAANPLKPHDKVLVSLPYASAPGKGFPHSVPCAIHFFQQGSCTLQGPGDTPAVTATTEQWGRGVDIPATSLYAKTEQLRQAILRKNQLFFDRFRPQNETYLYLFRKHEQGNNAVEIPQFDPLIEQQDKKIFELKQPVAFDVKFEKAAD, encoded by the coding sequence GTGACTGGTAGCCCCTGGACTTTTCGGCTTATTCCCTGCTTCGTGGGGATTTTTGTTTCGGGACTGATTTGTGCTGACTCCTTCGCTCAATTTGGGGGCGGTGATGGCCAAGTCAAGGCCGATATCCATGACGGGGATCGGATTGCCCTTGTCGGTGGGACCTTCATCGAACGTGAACAGCAGTACGGATATTTCGAGTTGGCCCTGAATCTGGCTCTGCCGAAAACCAACTTTACCGTACGAAACCTGGGCTGGAGTGGCGACACGGTCACGGCCATCTCACGGGCACGCTTTGGCAATCAGCAGGAAGCCTGGTCGCATCTGACCAAGTCGTTGGATCTTGTCGATCCCACGGTTATTTACGTCGGTTATGGAACTAACGAAGCGTTCCGTGGCAAGGAAGGCTTGGAAGAGTTCAAGGCCAACTATGTGAAACTTCTGGATGAACTGGAGAAGCGAACCCAGCGCATCGTCTTGATCAAGCCGTTGCCGATGGAAAACCTTGGTCCTCCCCTTCCAAACCCCGAAGAGTACAACGCGAATATCGAGTTGTACGGTAAGGCGATTCAGCAGTTGGCCTACGACCGTGGTTACCGAACGATGGGCATGAACGATGCTTTCGGCAAGTACAGACCGACCTCCAAAAACCAACCGGAGCATTTGACCGACAATGGCATGCATCTTACGGAATACGGGTACTGGTATCTGGCTCCGAAGATGGTCGAAAGCCTGGCCCCGTGGACGAGTGAGTCCCCGTTGAAAGCCGTCGCGGCCAATCCCCTGAAACCGCATGACAAAGTATTAGTGTCACTGCCGTACGCGTCGGCACCAGGTAAAGGTTTCCCTCACTCGGTTCCCTGTGCGATCCATTTCTTCCAGCAGGGCAGTTGCACGTTGCAGGGCCCTGGGGACACGCCTGCAGTAACGGCCACAACCGAACAGTGGGGACGCGGAGTCGATATTCCAGCGACCTCGCTTTACGCCAAGACGGAACAACTCCGCCAGGCGATTCTCCGCAAGAACCAGCTGTTCTTTGATCGTTTCCGACCGCAAAACGAAACGTACCTTTACCTGTTCCGTAAGCATGAGCAGGGAAACAATGCGGTCGAGATCCCCCAGTTCGATCCTCTGATCGAGCAGCAGGACAAGAAGATCTTTGAGTTGAAACAGCCGGTCGCATTTGACGTGAAGTTTGAAAAAGCGGCCGACTAA
- the gmhB gene encoding D-glycero-beta-D-manno-heptose 1,7-bisphosphate 7-phosphatase — protein sequence MAIDTKIWTGPGRPAVFLDRDGTINEEVKYLGSPHQLRLIPGVAEAIARLNQVSIPVIVVTNQSGIARGYYTEDDVQDVHNYMDKLLADHGASVSAYYYCPHHPDAIVKKYAVDCECRKPRIGMLSAAAAQENVSLSQAYVVGDKRSDLRAAVNAGARGILVRTGYGTKTEEELLHESEATGAALVTNIVDDLAAAVEQILSQLNQSQPQSVKPPKFASTYRHHRPELGQHYPH from the coding sequence ATGGCGATAGATACGAAAATCTGGACTGGCCCTGGCCGACCCGCCGTCTTCCTGGACCGGGACGGCACCATCAATGAAGAGGTGAAATACCTGGGGTCGCCCCATCAGCTACGGCTCATTCCCGGTGTCGCCGAGGCGATTGCACGCCTGAATCAAGTGAGCATTCCGGTAATTGTCGTGACCAACCAGTCAGGCATTGCCCGTGGTTACTACACCGAGGACGACGTCCAGGACGTACACAACTACATGGACAAGCTGCTTGCCGACCACGGGGCGTCTGTCAGTGCGTATTACTACTGCCCGCATCACCCGGACGCGATCGTGAAGAAGTACGCGGTCGACTGCGAGTGCCGCAAGCCTCGGATCGGCATGCTTAGCGCTGCCGCTGCCCAGGAAAATGTTTCCCTAAGTCAAGCCTATGTCGTGGGAGACAAGCGTTCCGATTTGCGTGCCGCAGTCAACGCAGGGGCACGCGGCATCCTGGTTCGAACCGGGTATGGTACGAAGACTGAAGAAGAACTTCTTCACGAATCAGAAGCGACCGGGGCAGCCCTGGTCACGAATATAGTAGACGACTTAGCCGCCGCGGTTGAGCAAATCTTGTCCCAACTCAACCAGTCCCAACCGCAGAGCGTAAAGCCGCCAAAGTTTGCGTCTACTTATCGCCATCATCGACCGGAGCTAGGTCAACATTACCCTCACTGA